In the genome of Populus alba chromosome 11, ASM523922v2, whole genome shotgun sequence, one region contains:
- the LOC118038348 gene encoding homeobox-leucine zipper protein ATHB-52, which translates to MDFFHSQNQHSPKHQNNSNKKRLTHDQVRLLERTFTTTKKLEPELKVQLANQLGVPPRQIAIWYQNKRARWKTQSLEIDYSTLHAKLEDALADRRRLEREVLQLQEELRRAQQMVFHLNQGPAQLPVNVSSNSSCDEGGSSSLHEEANGEVLQLEELYACLYGAGGSTWG; encoded by the coding sequence ATGGATTTCTTCCATTCTCAAAACCAACACTCgccaaaacaccaaaacaacagcaacaagAAAAGGCTAACACATGACCAAGTGAGGCTCCTTGAGAGAACCTTCACGACCACCAAGAAGCTCGAGCCTGAGCTTAAGGTCCAGCTTGCAAACCAACTAGGGGTGCCCCCAAGACAAATTGCTATATGGTACCAAAACAAGCGAGCAAGATGGAAGACACAGAGCCTTGAGATCGACTATAGTACACTTCATGCGAAACTAGAGGATGCATTAGCCGATAGGAGGCGACTAGAAAGAGAAGTGTTACAACTTCAAGAGGAGCTGAGGAGGGCTCAACAAATGGTGTTCCACTTGAACCAAGGACCAGCTCAACTTCCTGTTAATGTTTCTTCTAACTCCTCTTGTGATGAGGGAGGCAGCTCTAGCTTGCACGAGGAAGCGAATGGTGAGGTCTTGCAACTTGAAGAGCTCTATGCTTGTTTGTATGGCGCTGGTGGCTCAACCTGGGGTTAA
- the LOC118038350 gene encoding signaling peptide TAXIMIN 2: MGDCKPLGFLIGLPFALVALVLSLIGAVIWVIGTVLSCLCPCCICFAGLANFAVSLVKLPVKVMRWFIDLIPC, translated from the exons atgggtGATTGCAAGCCTTTAGGTTTCTTGATTGGGTTACCCTTTGCTCTTGTTGCTTTGGTTTTGTCTCTTATCGGTGCTGTTATTTGGGTTATTGG GACTGTGCTGAGCTGCCTCTGCCCTTGTTGCATTTGCTTTGCTGGACTGGCAAATTTTGCAGTGAGCCTCGTGAAGCTTCCGGTGAAAGTCATGAGATGGTTTATTGATCTGATTCCATGTTGA
- the LOC118038351 gene encoding uncharacterized protein, with amino-acid sequence MKSVTFEQFRIQAGSDSTGVATDMISVNSTVRMTYRNKGTFFGVHVTSTPMDLSYSEITLVPGSIKKFYQSRKSQRLQATGN; translated from the exons ATGAag AGTGTTACATTTGAGCAATTTAGAATCCAAGCTGGTTCTGATTCAACAGGAGTGGCAACTGATATGATCTCTGTGAACTCCACTGTGAGAATGACCTATCGCAACAAAGGAACATTTTTCGGAGTCCATGTGACCTCAACACCTATGGATCTATCATACTCTGAAATCACTTTAGTACCAGGAAGC ATCAAGAAGTTCTACCAGTCAAGGAAGAGCCAGAG ATTGCAAGcaacaggtaattaa